The sequence below is a genomic window from Uranotaenia lowii strain MFRU-FL chromosome 2, ASM2978415v1, whole genome shotgun sequence.
atgtggtttattgacgttccactagaaaattttctcgaagcactcatatcttgataagttataattttgatataatttgttctgtccaatatcaaactatgctatctgaacgagatataatcttgataggagcatatcaaaaactgatataatttagctatgatcgtatagatgttttgatataatttgagatattttaacatcctacgagtactgaattataactcatttagatagaaaaaaataagtatcaaattatctcattttgatataattttgtttttccctcctgatcgggatgagTTGTGTATTACAACGGATACCAGAAAAGTAAGGCTCAAGGCGTTTGACAAAATCGACTGTCTGCTATGTAAGAATTGCCTGTCCGTTGATAATACATTGACTGTATAAAGAAGCTTCCGGCTACGCTTATACAGCAACAACTAAAGCTAACGTTTTAAAAACATAACAGTATGacattttaaaacttacaaATTTCATCACTATGAAGAGGACTCCACGGCATTTCGAGAGAATTTTTGTACGGTTGAAGCCAATGCCCGGAGAGGAGACTCAGGTCTCTCGAGGAAAGTAACACTTTGTTCGATCGGTTCCGCTGATCGACATACATCAGGAACaaccttgaaaaaataaaaaaaaaactttaaaacatcattggtttttaccaaatttacaacCTCTATTGCCAACAGATGATTTTTCCGGGTGAGTCAACAGTGCAACGAAACCGTCTCTATGTGTCCCAGTGTTAACTTGTTTAAAACTGCTCCGGTGTTTATCCGGCCGGGCTGTAACAGTGCCATAGAAGCCGGTTCCTTTTTCGCAGTTTTGGGGATTCGAGTCTTTCGGATTAACCTTGTTTGCTTCGCAGCCACCACTTTTCAATTTGGGAATCCGGTGCTGATGCCATCTCCAGTACCGCTATTGAGTTTCTTTCAAACACAATAGACAattataggggaaaagttcatataacgccccatgtggctaatacgcgccactcttgttttgaagaatctgaaacattttaagcctgcaaaatattaccaatttgttttaaatgctgtgattggtcatggcaagtatgaatttttccttaaaatgcccctgtgtcgtgataatttcacaatttaggtttttcttcatttcgatctaaattttaaaacactttcaataaggtgtcatcaagtagagaaaaacaaataagacaatattttctgacagatcgaaagaggagaatctaaactatgattttatgctaaaaaatcatactgaactcgctaaggtatgctttttatgggtatgttctatcgtggcccatgcgctcgttataacgcgccaatcgtagtaggctgaaaatagcattaatttttcaaaaaggccaattttcattgaaaattaacaaaaagtctaaaaccatattttgagcgttaattcagcccaaaaaatctatttttcattttttgttaaatttctattagtccattttgattttcttttcagtcaaagtgtctgaaagtattggtgtgttttcggtcttcggctgctctcgggtgtgttcggctgctaggcgcgtattgaatacacagcggcgcgtattcgcaacacagttttgttctgtggctttgaatatggtttttaaaaatcatgtttttaaagaaattattgcaatttgagtaatgaaaaatcataggaatttgtagaaaacacttttcttcaacgattacacccatttttaacacaatttgtacgtggaatacttagaaaatcagcgattcgcttaggtggcgcataatagggcatgttcccctaattTCCCCCGGCCACAGCTGCTGCAATAAttctatagtcctatttgccgctagtaGTATTCGTGTCATAATATAGGGCTTTGCACTGACACTTTTCcattttgggaacattaacctAAAAAACGAACGTGTTTGTCGGCCGACTGCTCGATTTTtgcactgaaatttttggaggttaattgtcccgttctCGCCCGTACACGCCAGTGGGATACCAGttaatgtgcgtgagaaatgtcaaaaacaactctatgcGGCCCATGAACCGTTCCGTTGTTTGTCCGACAGGGTGGGGGAATTTTTACTTGCATATCTGCTGTACTTTGGCTAGCTGAAAcggagaattgaaaaaaaattaaagctttcgcaaaacaaaaaactttttcactAACCTTCATCGGTGCGCTTATTCATCGAAGTTGTTATGTTGGACTCATACTTTGAGCAGATGTAGAGGTACTTTGCATTTGCCGCACTTGTGGCCGGGTGCACTGTGTGAGCTGCCAAACACGAGCCTCCAAGGGAATTGCTTCGTGTATGAGTGCTACGGCCGTGTCCTCGGTTGTTCCTAGACGGGACAAGCGCAGCGTCACGGATGAGTGATTCAAGACGATCGTAGACCATCATCGTCTGCCAGTGGTTCCTTATCGGGACGCTTCGCATGCGTGGCTTCTTTCTCTGCCTTGCTTCTGTCCTCATCACGGTCATCGTTCGAATTTTTACTCGCTGCGACAATCTGTGGTTCGAGGCGGTGCTGGAACAATGTTCGCTGCGCCGTTTCTGGCCGCTGGGAAGAGTGGATGACCTCGGCCTCGGCTAAGACAATCGGTAAGTGTCTACCACACAGATCACTACCATTTAGCGATGCACATACACCATCAGCAATGGGGGATCCTGCCCGTTTTGTTGATTTAGCAAtaagaatatttaattttgttcgtTGTAAAACAGTCTGACCGACAGCCGTGAGTGCGGATCATTGACGCAATCTTGGGGACTGGCCATCGGGGAAGTAGTTATCGAATGCTTCGATTAGTCCCCCTGGACATCTTTAGCCATTCATCGATTTCTTCACCAGCCACACCAGAGGGGACCCTCGGTAGCGGTACTGGATCGCTTCCGGCGGGAGTCATATACTGGAttgtgctgctgttgctgcgAATGTTTTGACCGGCAAATTTCCTTTCCGGACCATCAAACGGTGCACCTCAGGATTGTAGGGTTGttaattactgaaaaaaataattggaacaatttaaaaataatttatggaAAACATAATTCCTTTACTTACATTTTAGCTGAggattttctaaataaaataaattccgtCGTTTCTGCTAGCCAAACAAAAAACACGcgccatttttatttgttttgaagccAGTAAAgactaaagcctagtccacactaggcaacatgaattgcgatttttgttatgagacgaactttgttgtctgttgttgttgttggaaacctgagacggtctcagtgtctcccgaagaaaatgggagacgctgagaccgtctcgagacgaaccgtctcctagtgtggactaggcttaaagACACACTCTGATGCATTCAGAGTTTTATTTTAAGGATCATTGGTAtctttcttgaatatttttgaatcatttcaaGCGAAGACACatcaaaagtggaaaatttagtcaaaaattaaaagatttaagaATTATTACTCGAATAGTCACTATTCATGTAATCAGAACAGAATAATATCGACGATAAGGTGTATGATATTTGATTATGCGGgaggttgtaattgtgtttattttcagagttcaaaatggcaaattctaaagagcagcgtttaaagcttatgctggatttggattttcccaattctttaataggggattttggcggtagtttatgttaaacgtgatgtacgaaaaagttatttaaaggtcccgcataatcaattacaatatatagagaatattctatattgtctctaaacgttatcgtttattgtaaagtgaacagtatatgtacaataacacagaccatattaacaatctgtattatgattatctgttaaagtaccatatggggaaagggctgttaagcatgtttaccattcaaaaagagcgattttttcgaacaaatatttcatgctacattattggatacggttaaaatatcatccacttttggcgagcaaaacaatctacctgaatgttctagctacgttggaatacaaaatcatagatttcatcaacttcaatggatatagtttgcttatagtagtttgtagtaaaaataacgctcaatcatacgttccgcatattgtaaaatatttttaaaaagagcttccctgtaccataaccaatatagttccaattctttcccacaaaaaataaaataaaattaaaaaatttaaatgttgagatttttattttttatttctgatattatacatggattatacaatcttacctatttgtgcagatctgcattgttcagcctttcagtagattttttttccgctctccgctcagcagagatctttgtttctgtaatttcattagttttatttaatctcactagtttttatcgataatataatatagttttacttacttttcgcgttctgtgtgtttttctcagcgtgattcttttttttcggagccattttgaacacagttttcagttccgaacctggcgtggggttgccgacacaaattttaacgaagtgaagtgaaaattagcagatgctgaacccaagagcgaaaaaatgcataagctcacaactacatcttaaaataacaatattagttattatccgcaagaggtgaaatgataacgacttgtctaactcatacaatgttgtcaatgttgttttttttttaatttaatgtctaatgctaagaaaatataaggaaactttgtcgtacactgttagagtcctggataaggtccagagacaatattcaaaggttgcaaatttttattctcttattatactatacttactaaatcatatatcatattgtcactgtcactgatacgatcctgtcataatttattgaggtaataaaattttgaacatgtataatgaaatgatacttggaagatatttcatactggtactgctaccaatatattaagttaatagttagtactatatccccaactgtttttaattatgcggggtgttatcatgtttcagcttgtggattggactggacagattttctggtttgcagcagggaagatttagaaatcgcactatccgcagttaccgatctgccttgggattacgatggaattttccaatcaataaatttatggcgaagcgtaatgtaaatatttgaaatcgaagtgctgttctataaatgttcttttatttaaacacgcgagagataattaactagaaatttacttagaaattcagataaatttcactcgaacgtcatagtgtaattcacttgaccggtcacttaagtgaattcacttgacccattacttaaaattcaaatgaaattacgtatggcgagaatttactacagatgtcacttattttttaagtgaaaattattttgggtgtgctTTTATGTACGAGGCATTTAAGCATATTACCTATTTTATGcatattgattactgtttgcatactcaaagacGCTCACTGTTAATAACGACTAAAAATGCATGCTTATGAAAACAAGATGTAAAAGTTATTCGTTGTAAGCTGTGTTCCTTTAGTTATGTTTTTTTCCACATCATGCCGGAACAGTCACAGATAATTAATACCTATTAGTCCCCAACTGGCCGAATGAGTCAAACGGAGAAGAGAATGAATGTGCTAACTTATTAAAAAGGATTcagctagggttgccatccgtcccgcaaaaggcggacatgtcccgcttttttgggaAATGTCCCGACGTCCCGCTTTTTactcgaaatgtcccgctttttttcaaagaagtttgcaaataaaaaaacaagtttgtCTACGTTTTATTTAATTGCTTTATCAAAACTGCACATCACACAAATAAGATGCTTCCTTTTTCTTTGATTCCGTACttctttggattttttattttaatttttaatacgaTTCATAACAATGTCAGATTTTAATCGATTAAACAAGACATTGCATTTAAAGGTGAAAGcaaaaagcaaattttcaattttgaacatgTTCGATTTTGTTCTCGAAAAATGTCTAATGAACTTCTTACATGAGTTCTATCAATAAGCTGATGTAAAGTTCTATGAACTTACGAGGCCAATTAACTAATGCAAAGCATAATTAAAATACAAATGCGCAGCCCATGCTATGTTTCACTGCCACCTTTATTCCAAACTTCGTTTGTCGAAATCGTCTTTTTAATATTCTCCATAAACTAATGTTAAGAAATTGCTATTATTTGACTCAACAATCACccaaaaatatcaacttaaaaagataacaacaacTGGCGGTGATCAAAAATCGTAAACGTAAACTAATATGTTGAACCACATTATATTTGTATTTGTACACCATCCTTATAGTTCAGATTTGTACTGGATCACAAAAAGTGTCCCTATTAAAGAAACAAAAGACAAGTTGAATCGCAGTGGTTTTTAGGCTAGtcgcttttttatgttttacttATGGAACGTCATTCTATGAATTTGATACACGGTTGACATAATCTATACGGTGTTATAATTTAACGATGACCATGCAGCTCTTAACTCAAGGTGCAGTCTCTTACATTCATTGATTAACCCTCCAGACAAGCTATCTCCACCAGTTCAAAATATCAGTATGAATTGTAAACAAATCAAATAATCAGATTATCTCGTATTTTTCTTCCCAATAACATTATCCAACAATAACGAtattttcaggctgtcctctcaactcgcctttgaattccaagctgtcctctcaactcacttgaattcttatcgatatgttcaggctgtcctctcaactcgcctttgtattcaaagctgtcctctcaactcgcttgaattttgatcgatattttcaggctgtcctctcaactcgcctttgaattccaagctgtcctctcaactcgcttgaattcttatcgatatgttcaggctgtcctctcaactcgcctttgtattcaaagctgtcctctcaactcgcttgaattttgatcgatattttcaggctgtcctctcaactcgcctttgaattccaagctgtcctctcaactcgcttgaattcttatcgatatgttcaggctgtcctctcaactcgctttatATATCATGTTCATCATcacaattttggcaatatttcatAATCTGCTCGTTCGTAAAATCACTTATTTCCCACATTCGAAATaacggtttcttttttttccatttgactGAAATAGAAACCAACGGTGTAGGTTTTTTCCTGCTACAAATGCTTCTACCCAATGGGTATTTATTTTACTCAGTATGTTTAACAATGGGTAACTTGTAATCCGTTTGATTTTAAAGCGAGTTTGACTATCATTATTTCTACGTGAATCTTAGAACACGTGTTTTTCTTTTCGGTCCGCTTTTCGTTTCTCCAACCTCGACTTTCACAAACCGCTCCAGCAAGTCAAAGAGAAACacctgccacggtcgccaatgtgcagacctgtccggagctccGTAGCTCGGGAACAACACCTTGAATCACCGGATCACGAACTACTGGGAGAATGCACACACCACTTAACTCGCTCGCTAGAtcgccgactgactgactgactgctcAGCGTACACGCTCATGAGGGATGACCAAGGGTcggttttctggcttatagaagccgtttttcgggattctgagcttaatttgggatcacaactttaaaatgcgttttctggcctttagaagccgtttttcgggattctgagcttaatttgggatcacaactttaaaatgcgttttctggcctttagaagccgtttttcgggattctgagcttagtttgggatctttaaaatgcgttttctggcctttagaagccgtttttcgggattctgagcttaatttgggatcacaactttaaaatgcgttttctggcctttagaagccgtttttcgggattctgagcttaatttgggatcacaactttaaaatgcgttttctggcctttagaagccgtttttcgggattctgagcttaatttgggatctttaaaatgcgttttctggcctttagaagccgtttttcgggattctgagcttaatttgggatcacaactttaaaatgcgttttctggcctttagaagccgtttttcgggattctgagcttaatttgggatcacaactttaaaatgcgttttctggcttatagaagccgtttttcgggattctgagcttaatttgggatcacaactttaaaatgcgttttctggcttatagaagccgtttttcgggattctgagcttaatttgggatcacaactttaaaatgcgttttctggcttatagaagccgtttttcgggattctgagcttaatttgggatcacaactttgaaatgcgttttctggcttatagaagccgtttttcgggattctgagcttaatttgggatcacaactttaaaatgcgttttctggcctttagaagccgtttttcgggattctgagcttaatttgggatcacaattttaaaatacgttttctggcctttagaagccgtttttcgggattctgagcttaatttgggatcacaactttaaaatgcgttttctggcttatagaagccgtttttcgggattctgagcttaatttgggatcacaactttaaaatgcgttttctggcgtATAGaaaccgtttttcgggattctgagcttaatttgggatcacaactttaaaatacgttttctggcctttagaagccgtttttcgggattctgagcttaatttgggatcacaactttaaaatgcgttttttggcttataaaagccgtttttcgggattctgatcttaatttgggatcacaactttaaaatgcgttttctggcctttagaagccgtttttcgggattctgagcttaatttgggatcacaactttaaaatacgttttctggcctttagaagccgtttttcgggattctgagcttaatttgggatcacaactttaaaatgcgttttctggcttatagaaaccgtttttcgggattctgagcttaatttgggatcacaactttaaaatgcgttttctggcttatagaagccgtttttcgggattctgagcttaatttgggatcacaactttaaaatacgttttctggcctttagaagccgtttttcgggattctgagcttaatttgggatcacaactttaaaaggcgttttctggcttatagaaaccgtttttcgggattctgagcttaatttgggatcacaactttaaaatgcgttttctggcctttagaagccgtttttcgggattctgagcttaatttgggatcacaactttaaaatgcgttttctggcctttagaagccgtttttcgggactctgagcttaatttgggatcacaactttaaaatgcgttttctggcctttagaagccgtttttcgggattctgagcttaatttgggatcacaactttaaaatgcgttttctggcctttagaagccgtttttcgggattctgagcttaatttgggatcacaactttaaaatgcgttttctggcctttagaagccgtttttcgggattctgagcttaatttgggatcacaactttaaaatacgttttctggcctttagaagtcgtttttcgagattctgagcttaaaatgcgttttctggccttcagaagccgtttttcggga
It includes:
- the LOC129749760 gene encoding uncharacterized protein LOC129749760, with translation MTVMRTEARQRKKPRMRSVPIRNHWQTMMVYDRLESLIRDAALVPSRNNRGHGRSTHTRSNSLGGSCLAAHTVHPATSAANAKYLYICSKYESNITTSMNKRTDEASQSTADMQVKIPPPCRTNNGTVHGPHRVVFDISHAH